The Papaver somniferum cultivar HN1 unplaced genomic scaffold, ASM357369v1 unplaced-scaffold_107, whole genome shotgun sequence genome includes a region encoding these proteins:
- the LOC113328380 gene encoding 3beta-hydroxysteroid-dehydrogenase/decarboxylase-like isoform X2: MVGVERYCVVTGGRGFAARHLVTMLIKSGEWLVRVADLGPDIMLEPYEEEVLGEALRSGGAQYVSADLRDKAQVIKALEGAEAVFHMAAPDSSINNHKLHYSVNVEGTKNVIDACFECKVKRLIHTSSPSVVFDGVHGTDNADETMPYPSKHNDSYSATKTEGEVLALKANGKNGLLTCCIRPSSIFGPGDRLFVPSLVTAARAGKSKFIIGDGNNFYDFTYVENVAHAHICAEKALSSGGETAERAAGQLSLMVLAMRDQVSRFQPLS; encoded by the exons ATGGTTGGGGTGGAGAGATATTGTGTTGTGACAGGTGGGAGGGGTTTTGCTGCCCGTCATTTGGTGACAATGCTCATTAAATCAGGGGAATGGTTAGTTAGAGTTGCTGATTTAGGGCCCGATATTATGCTTGAACCATATGAGGAAGAAGTTCTTGGTGAAGCTCTTCGATCAGGCGGTGCTCAGTATGTCTCTGCGGATCTTCGAGACAAAGCCCAAGTGATTAAAG CCTTGGAAGGGGCAGAGGCTGTTTTTCACATGGCTGCTCCAGATTCATCGATCAACAATCACAAGCTGCATTACTCAGTCAATGTAGAAG GAACCAAGAACGTTATTGATGCCTGTTTTGAGTGCAAAGTGAAGAGACTCATCCATACTAGCTCTCCTAGTGTCGTCTTTGATGGGGTTCATGGTACAGATAATGCAGATGAAACAATGCCATACCCATCTAAG CATAATGATTCCTATTCAGCAACTAAAACTGAAGGAGAGGTGTTAGCTTTAAAGGCAAATGGTAAAAATGGGCTCCTAACATGCTGCATACGCCCCAGTAGCATTTTTGGTCCTGGTGATAGGCTGTTCGTTCCATCCTTAGTTACGGCTGCAAGAGCCGGAAAGTCTAAA TTCATCATCGGTGATGGCAATAACTTTTACGATTTCACGTATGTCGAAAACGTGGCTCATGCCCATATATGTGCTGAGAAAGCTCTATCCTCAGGTGGGGAAACTGCGGAAAGAGCAGCTGGTCAG TTATCCTTGATGGTCTTGGCTATGAGAG ACCAAGTATCAAGATTCCAGCCCCTGTCATGA
- the LOC113328380 gene encoding 3beta-hydroxysteroid-dehydrogenase/decarboxylase-like isoform X1: MVGVERYCVVTGGRGFAARHLVTMLIKSGEWLVRVADLGPDIMLEPYEEEVLGEALRSGGAQYVSADLRDKAQVIKALEGAEAVFHMAAPDSSINNHKLHYSVNVEGTKNVIDACFECKVKRLIHTSSPSVVFDGVHGTDNADETMPYPSKHNDSYSATKTEGEVLALKANGKNGLLTCCIRPSSIFGPGDRLFVPSLVTAARAGKSKFIIGDGNNFYDFTYVENVAHAHICAEKALSSGGETAERAAGQAYFITNMEPMKFWEFVAVILDGLGYERPSIKIPAPVMKPIAQLVALAYKVLGPYGMPVPQLTPSRISLLTCNRTFSCSKAEDRISYTPIVSLQEGLKRTIESYSHLRADLTKR, encoded by the exons ATGGTTGGGGTGGAGAGATATTGTGTTGTGACAGGTGGGAGGGGTTTTGCTGCCCGTCATTTGGTGACAATGCTCATTAAATCAGGGGAATGGTTAGTTAGAGTTGCTGATTTAGGGCCCGATATTATGCTTGAACCATATGAGGAAGAAGTTCTTGGTGAAGCTCTTCGATCAGGCGGTGCTCAGTATGTCTCTGCGGATCTTCGAGACAAAGCCCAAGTGATTAAAG CCTTGGAAGGGGCAGAGGCTGTTTTTCACATGGCTGCTCCAGATTCATCGATCAACAATCACAAGCTGCATTACTCAGTCAATGTAGAAG GAACCAAGAACGTTATTGATGCCTGTTTTGAGTGCAAAGTGAAGAGACTCATCCATACTAGCTCTCCTAGTGTCGTCTTTGATGGGGTTCATGGTACAGATAATGCAGATGAAACAATGCCATACCCATCTAAG CATAATGATTCCTATTCAGCAACTAAAACTGAAGGAGAGGTGTTAGCTTTAAAGGCAAATGGTAAAAATGGGCTCCTAACATGCTGCATACGCCCCAGTAGCATTTTTGGTCCTGGTGATAGGCTGTTCGTTCCATCCTTAGTTACGGCTGCAAGAGCCGGAAAGTCTAAA TTCATCATCGGTGATGGCAATAACTTTTACGATTTCACGTATGTCGAAAACGTGGCTCATGCCCATATATGTGCTGAGAAAGCTCTATCCTCAGGTGGGGAAACTGCGGAAAGAGCAGCTGGTCAG GCCTACTTTATCACGAATATGGAACCAATGAAGTTTTGGGAATTTGTCGCAGTTATCCTTGATGGTCTTGGCTATGAGAG ACCAAGTATCAAGATTCCAGCCCCTGTCATGAAGCCGATAGCGCAGTTGGTAGCTTTGGCGTATAAGGTATTAGGGCCCTACGGGATGCCTGTTCCACAACTGACACCTTCAAGGATTAGTCTGCTCACATGCAACAGAACTTTCAGTTGTTCGAAAGCCGAGGACCGGATCTCTTATACACCTATTGTCTCACTTCAG GAGGGCCTGAAGAGAACAATTGAGTCGTACTCACACTTAAGAGCTGATTTAACTAAGAGATAA
- the LOC113327745 gene encoding probable inactive nicotinamidase At3g16190, whose protein sequence is MVLTNTALLVLDMQKDFVGPGTPDFGQAIIPSVIKAVDIARQRGVLVVWVVREHDRLGRDIERFRRHMYGDNKTGPVVKGSKGAELVDGLEITGDDYKLVKTRFSAFFATNLHSFLQSSGIEKLVVVGVQTPNCIRQTVFDAVSLDYKSVTVISDATAASTSAVHEANMVDMKNIGVATPTLQEWCESDA, encoded by the exons ATGGTTTTGACTAACACAGCTCTGCTAGTCCTAGATATGCAG aaagattttgttggtccaGGAACTCCAGATTTTGGTCAAGCAATTATTCCTTCAGTGATAAAAGCAGTGGATATTGCAAGACAGCGTGGTGTTCTTGTAGTTTGG gttgtccGGGAACATGACCGTCTGGGACGAGATATAGAACGCTTCCGCAGACATATGTATGGTGACAACAAAACTGGCCCAGTTGTTAAGGGAAGCAAGGGTGCAGAATTAGTGGACGGCCTTGAGATTACCGGAGATGATTATAAATTAGTGAAGACACGGTTTAGTGCCTTCTTCGCAACAAACCTCCATTCATTTCTTCAAAGTTCGGGAATTGAGAAATTAGTTGTTGTCG GTGTTCAGACCCCAAATTGTATTAGGCAGACTGTTTTTGATGCGgtatcattggattataaatccGTTACGGTCATTAGTGATGCCACGGCTGCTTCTACATCTGCAGTACATGAAG CCAATATGGTCGACATGAAGAATATCGGAGTAGCCACACCAACGTTACAGGAATGGTGTGAATCTGATGCATGA